A single genomic interval of Hyphomicrobium methylovorum harbors:
- a CDS encoding sulfate ABC transporter substrate-binding protein: protein MIARRLVARFGLAAAVVSLLPYTAAAQTVILNASYDVSRELYKEIDPAFVAAWKNQTGENVEVKQSHGGSTKQAQAVDQGLDADVVTLNQATDLDFLAKKGLIDSEWRKQFPNNAAPYTTTSVFLVRKGNPKNIKDWDDLIRSGVSVVIPNPKTSGNGRYSYLAAWGYAKRKLGTDDKAQDFVSKLFANVPVFDGGGRGATTTFTQRGIGDVLVSFENEAALIKSEIDGSNFDIVYPSLSIEAAPPVAVVQKVAKARKTEALAKGFLDFLYSDEAQKIIAKHHFRPQNAEILSASGLPQIETFNAETEIGPWSAIQATHFADGGIYDQITTTRH, encoded by the coding sequence ATGATCGCCCGACGTCTTGTCGCTCGCTTCGGTTTGGCCGCGGCAGTTGTTTCTTTGCTTCCGTACACCGCCGCGGCGCAGACGGTCATTCTCAATGCGTCCTACGACGTTTCTCGAGAGCTTTACAAAGAGATCGACCCGGCATTCGTGGCCGCCTGGAAAAATCAGACTGGCGAAAACGTCGAGGTCAAACAATCTCACGGCGGCTCGACCAAGCAAGCTCAGGCTGTGGATCAGGGGCTGGACGCCGACGTCGTCACGCTCAATCAAGCGACAGATTTAGACTTTCTCGCAAAGAAGGGATTGATCGACAGCGAGTGGCGGAAGCAATTTCCGAACAACGCGGCACCCTACACGACGACGAGCGTCTTTCTCGTAAGGAAAGGCAATCCCAAGAATATCAAGGATTGGGATGATCTCATTAGAAGCGGTGTGTCGGTCGTCATTCCGAACCCGAAAACGTCCGGAAACGGTCGCTACAGTTATTTGGCGGCGTGGGGCTACGCAAAGCGAAAACTCGGCACCGACGATAAAGCACAAGATTTCGTCTCCAAACTATTCGCCAACGTGCCGGTGTTCGATGGCGGCGGTCGCGGCGCGACGACTACATTCACGCAGCGCGGAATTGGCGATGTACTCGTATCATTCGAGAACGAAGCTGCCCTCATCAAGTCCGAAATTGACGGAAGCAATTTCGACATCGTCTATCCGTCGCTGAGCATCGAAGCTGCGCCGCCGGTTGCTGTCGTCCAAAAGGTTGCCAAGGCAAGAAAGACCGAGGCGCTGGCGAAGGGATTCCTTGATTTTCTGTATTCGGACGAAGCTCAGAAGATCATCGCGAAACATCACTTCCGTCCGCAAAACGCTGAGATTCTCAGCGCGTCGGGGCTGCCGCAGATCGAAACATTCAACGCCGAAACCGAGATCGGGCCATGGTCGGCAATTCAGGCCACCCATTTCGCTGACGGCGGCATCTACGATCAGATCACAACGACACGGCACTAA
- a CDS encoding RsmB/NOP family class I SAM-dependent RNA methyltransferase, translated as MRAGARIAAAIEVLDAILTRYQPVAIALTDWGKTHRFAGSGDRNAIGGLVYDALRHRASLAWALGADTPRALAIGAAPSALGLSTEVVIAACDGADHSPGPLSDEERLGLTRDRADAPACAQADIPEWLWPAFSSQFGENAVAEGQAMAKRAPADLRVNTLKATPEKVLKALTSFGAVACPISPIGVRIAPPEGAQRTPNLQAEAAFQAGWFEIQDEGSQIAALLAGAGSRKQVLDLCAGAGGKTLALAAVMQNTGQLYAYDANRLQLKPIFDRIKRAGVRNVQVLRGGDEAALTALGPRFDVVLCDAPCTGSGTWRRRPDAKWRLKPDALAARMAEQRSVLARGATLVKRGGRLVYVTCSILPEENTGQVAEFLAANSEFRIIPTAEAWAAAGSAELPPSADGRSDSLLLTPARHGTDGFFVAVLERAS; from the coding sequence ATGAGAGCTGGAGCCCGGATCGCCGCGGCGATCGAGGTTCTGGACGCGATCCTCACTCGTTATCAGCCTGTCGCCATCGCATTGACCGATTGGGGCAAGACGCATCGATTTGCGGGATCTGGCGACCGGAACGCTATCGGCGGCCTGGTGTATGACGCGTTGCGTCACCGGGCGTCGCTTGCCTGGGCGCTTGGCGCCGACACGCCTCGCGCGCTGGCCATAGGTGCGGCTCCGTCTGCGCTGGGCCTTTCCACCGAAGTCGTGATTGCAGCTTGTGACGGCGCCGATCATTCGCCGGGACCGTTGTCAGACGAGGAACGCTTGGGCCTGACACGTGATCGCGCAGACGCGCCGGCCTGCGCCCAAGCCGATATCCCCGAATGGCTCTGGCCTGCGTTTTCCAGCCAATTCGGCGAGAACGCCGTCGCTGAGGGGCAGGCGATGGCGAAACGCGCGCCAGCAGATCTGCGCGTCAACACGCTTAAAGCTACGCCCGAGAAGGTTTTGAAAGCTCTGACGAGCTTCGGCGCAGTCGCGTGCCCGATATCGCCGATCGGCGTTCGAATTGCTCCGCCGGAGGGTGCGCAGCGAACGCCGAACCTTCAGGCTGAGGCTGCTTTCCAAGCCGGTTGGTTTGAAATCCAGGACGAAGGCTCGCAAATCGCGGCCTTGTTGGCAGGCGCTGGCTCGCGCAAGCAGGTGCTGGATCTCTGCGCTGGGGCGGGCGGTAAAACGCTGGCACTCGCGGCCGTCATGCAGAATACCGGGCAGCTTTATGCCTACGACGCCAACCGTCTGCAGTTGAAGCCCATCTTCGACCGCATCAAGCGGGCGGGGGTGCGCAACGTTCAGGTGCTTCGCGGCGGCGATGAAGCAGCCCTTACCGCTCTCGGTCCGCGCTTCGATGTCGTTCTGTGCGATGCGCCATGCACCGGCTCAGGCACTTGGCGGCGGCGTCCCGATGCGAAGTGGCGATTGAAGCCCGACGCTCTGGCGGCGCGCATGGCGGAACAGCGTTCGGTACTGGCGCGCGGCGCGACCCTCGTGAAGCGCGGCGGCCGATTGGTGTACGTGACGTGCTCCATTCTGCCCGAGGAAAACACCGGCCAGGTCGCCGAATTCCTTGCGGCCAACAGCGAGTTTCGGATCATTCCAACGGCTGAAGCCTGGGCCGCGGCCGGATCGGCAGAGTTGCCCCCCTCCGCTGACGGGCGCAGCGACTCACTGTTGCTCACGCCCGCCCGGCACGGCACGGACGGCTTCTTCGTCGCCGTGCTGGAACGCGCGAGCTAG
- a CDS encoding TspO/MBR family protein, giving the protein MKNIGSLIVFLALVLLVAMSGVTFRPGAWYESLAKPEWTPPNGLFPIAWSILYIMIGIAGWLVWRAAGWSAAIVAWGVGLFLNGLWSYLMFERHDIGLAFADITALWLAIVAFIVLARRIDTRAAYLFVPYLLWVTFAAALNWTVWQMNA; this is encoded by the coding sequence ATGAAAAACATTGGCTCCCTGATCGTCTTCCTTGCCCTGGTTCTACTGGTCGCCATGTCGGGCGTAACCTTCCGGCCCGGAGCCTGGTACGAGTCCCTTGCTAAGCCCGAATGGACGCCGCCGAACGGACTGTTCCCGATAGCGTGGAGCATTCTCTACATCATGATCGGCATCGCCGGTTGGCTCGTTTGGCGAGCCGCGGGATGGAGTGCGGCCATCGTCGCCTGGGGCGTCGGACTTTTTCTCAACGGCCTATGGTCGTACCTGATGTTCGAGCGGCACGACATCGGCTTGGCGTTTGCTGACATCACCGCGCTCTGGCTTGCGATCGTCGCGTTTATCGTCCTCGCCCGGCGGATCGATACCCGGGCGGCCTACCTATTCGTCCCCTATCTGCTCTGGGTAACTTTTGCCGCGGCATTGAATTGGACCGTCTGGCAAATGAACGCGTAG
- a CDS encoding DUF4279 domain-containing protein — MDVALYLYGEKLYPPRVTEVMKVLPTKSWSKGEKVVGKNSGTVVVAKTGLWMLKTNSASDDICVHLDELLNVLEIANIENIHQILGVQLAKVDIFILGESSSKITLSINDARLSKLASQKLRMDITLGRLEV, encoded by the coding sequence ATGGATGTTGCGTTGTATCTGTATGGCGAGAAGCTTTATCCTCCTCGTGTTACTGAGGTCATGAAAGTTTTGCCGACAAAATCCTGGTCTAAAGGAGAAAAAGTTGTAGGCAAAAATTCTGGTACCGTAGTGGTTGCTAAAACCGGCCTATGGATGCTTAAAACCAATTCCGCTTCGGACGATATTTGCGTGCATTTGGACGAGTTGCTCAACGTTCTGGAAATAGCAAACATCGAAAACATACATCAAATTTTAGGAGTTCAGTTGGCGAAGGTTGACATATTTATATTGGGCGAAAGTAGTTCGAAAATTACCCTCAGCATAAACGATGCACGGCTTTCCAAGTTGGCGTCGCAGAAATTGAGAATGGATATTACATTGGGTCGTTTAGAAGTGTAA
- the guaB gene encoding IMP dehydrogenase, with translation MTSSLSALDSGVALTFDDVLLVPGPSDVMPGQADVSSQLTKSIRLNIPLLSSAMDTVTESRLAIAIAQEGGIGVLHRNLTIDEQARHVAIVKRYESGIVLNPVTISPRKTLQEALTLMAEKGVTGVPVVESKNDLPDGSAGKGKLVGILTNRDVRFATNLNQPVFELMTKENLITVKRNVAREDAKRLLHQNRIEKLIVVNDQNECIGLITVKDIEKAAKYPHGSKDAQGRLRVAAATTVGEDGHERTARLIEAGCDVIVVDTAHGHSAKVIEAVARIKKKSNSVQVIAGNVATADATKALIDAGADAVKVGIGPGSICTTRIVAGVGVPQLTAVMECAKEAARSGVPVIADGGIRFSGDIAKAIAAGASCVMIGSLLAGTDEAPGETYLYQGRTYKSYRGMGSVGAMARGSADRYFQAEVRDALKLVPEGIEGQVPYKGPMGSVVHQLVGGLRAGMGYLGAKTIPEMQKRAKFVRISPAGIRESHAHGVLITRESPNYPGSGV, from the coding sequence ATGACTTCGAGCCTGTCGGCGCTCGACTCGGGGGTCGCTTTAACCTTTGACGATGTCCTGCTCGTACCGGGTCCCTCCGATGTTATGCCCGGCCAAGCCGACGTCTCCTCGCAGCTCACGAAATCCATTCGGCTGAATATTCCGCTTCTATCGTCGGCGATGGACACGGTGACAGAGTCCCGCCTCGCGATCGCGATCGCTCAGGAAGGCGGCATCGGCGTCCTTCATCGCAACCTCACGATTGATGAGCAGGCCCGCCACGTCGCGATCGTAAAGCGCTACGAAAGCGGCATCGTCCTCAATCCCGTTACGATCTCGCCCCGCAAGACGTTGCAGGAAGCGTTGACGTTGATGGCGGAAAAGGGCGTTACGGGCGTTCCCGTCGTCGAAAGCAAGAATGATTTGCCGGATGGCAGCGCAGGTAAAGGCAAGCTCGTCGGCATTCTGACCAACCGCGACGTGCGCTTCGCCACCAATCTCAATCAGCCGGTATTCGAGCTGATGACCAAGGAAAACCTCATCACCGTGAAGCGCAATGTTGCGCGTGAGGATGCCAAGCGGCTGCTGCACCAGAACCGCATTGAGAAACTGATCGTCGTCAACGATCAGAATGAATGCATCGGACTCATCACCGTCAAGGACATCGAGAAGGCTGCGAAGTATCCGCACGGCTCGAAGGATGCGCAGGGCCGGTTGCGCGTAGCAGCAGCGACCACGGTCGGCGAGGATGGCCACGAGCGCACCGCGCGTTTGATTGAAGCCGGTTGCGACGTGATCGTCGTCGACACGGCACACGGACATTCGGCCAAGGTGATCGAAGCCGTTGCCCGGATCAAAAAGAAGTCGAACAGCGTACAGGTCATCGCCGGTAACGTCGCGACGGCGGACGCAACCAAGGCGCTGATCGACGCTGGCGCAGACGCCGTCAAGGTTGGCATCGGGCCGGGCTCTATTTGCACGACCCGGATCGTGGCAGGCGTTGGTGTTCCGCAGCTCACCGCCGTTATGGAATGCGCCAAGGAAGCGGCACGTTCAGGTGTTCCGGTTATCGCTGACGGCGGCATCCGCTTTTCCGGCGACATAGCAAAGGCAATCGCCGCAGGCGCATCATGCGTGATGATCGGCTCGCTGCTCGCCGGAACCGATGAAGCGCCGGGTGAGACGTATCTTTATCAAGGCCGCACATACAAGTCATATCGCGGCATGGGCTCTGTCGGAGCAATGGCGCGGGGCTCGGCTGACCGTTATTTCCAGGCGGAAGTGCGCGACGCGCTGAAGCTCGTGCCGGAAGGTATCGAGGGCCAGGTTCCCTACAAGGGACCGATGGGCTCAGTCGTCCATCAGCTTGTCGGCGGCCTTCGCGCAGGCATGGGCTATCTCGGAGCCAAAACCATTCCGGAAATGCAGAAGCGCGCCAAGTTTGTGCGCATTTCTCCGGCGGGCATTCGGGAAAGTCACGCTCACGGCGTTCTAATCACACGGGAAAGCCCCAATTATCCGGGATCCGGCGTATAG
- a CDS encoding M15 family metallopeptidase, giving the protein MLSSLRPLLMFLCVLLAACVASATAGAAETDLDRSRIAARLKAAYPEFVSGIDGTSVVFLDGTRLLFDDGKAKSAEERLADPDIDDMFRQPYPWGASLTPPEHDSDPGRARNAAFFSKIYGDCRKPGFARSLARVAWLPKRSKQTLLFTTVNGAAKKLQAVSDELDALPSKFDVFLVPSAGTYICRPIAGTNRLSAHGYGIAIDIGVKRSDYWRWNKHGANGAPRYRNEVPEEIVKIFEKHGFIWGGRWYHYDTMHFEYRPELVDLID; this is encoded by the coding sequence ATGCTGAGTTCATTGCGGCCGTTGTTAATGTTCCTTTGCGTCCTGCTGGCCGCGTGCGTTGCATCCGCTACCGCTGGCGCCGCCGAAACCGATTTGGACCGCAGCCGCATTGCGGCGCGCCTCAAGGCTGCCTATCCCGAGTTCGTCTCTGGTATCGACGGGACGTCGGTTGTCTTCCTGGACGGTACGCGTCTCCTCTTCGACGATGGCAAAGCGAAATCGGCTGAGGAACGACTCGCGGATCCAGATATCGACGACATGTTCCGTCAGCCCTATCCATGGGGCGCTTCGCTCACGCCGCCAGAGCATGACTCCGATCCCGGTCGTGCGCGGAACGCTGCGTTCTTCAGCAAGATCTACGGCGATTGCCGAAAGCCAGGATTCGCACGATCACTTGCGCGCGTAGCCTGGCTGCCCAAACGCTCCAAGCAGACCCTGCTCTTCACGACCGTAAATGGCGCCGCGAAAAAGCTGCAAGCCGTCAGCGACGAACTGGATGCGCTGCCCTCCAAGTTCGACGTTTTCCTTGTGCCATCTGCGGGAACGTACATTTGCCGGCCGATTGCGGGGACGAACCGTCTCTCCGCTCATGGGTATGGCATCGCCATCGATATTGGCGTGAAGCGTTCGGACTATTGGCGCTGGAACAAGCACGGCGCGAACGGCGCCCCGCGCTACCGGAACGAGGTGCCGGAGGAGATCGTCAAGATCTTCGAGAAACACGGGTTCATCTGGGGCGGCCGCTGGTATCACTACGACACCATGCATTTCGAGTACCGGCCCGAGCTGGTAGATCTGATCGATTAG
- a CDS encoding DUF6790 family protein: MADAIRFVLTNLPALLFISAVFIAFITRSPASKAHRYLAWLLLLSVGVEGVWAGAFHVFFPETAASYIGWQDSPFQFEIGVADMAIGITAIVSFWRSLDFKTAVVCYIVLFYIGVAIGHVHQAMLANNFEPGNFGVLLLLTLAKVVILTGLAIAANREAAGSAAPMSAR; encoded by the coding sequence ATGGCTGACGCAATTCGCTTCGTTTTGACCAATCTTCCGGCCCTTCTGTTCATATCCGCGGTGTTCATCGCATTCATCACGCGCAGCCCAGCATCAAAAGCACATCGCTATCTGGCTTGGCTGCTGCTTCTCTCGGTCGGCGTCGAAGGCGTTTGGGCAGGAGCGTTCCACGTCTTCTTCCCGGAGACGGCAGCGTCTTACATTGGCTGGCAAGACAGTCCGTTTCAGTTTGAGATCGGCGTGGCCGATATGGCGATCGGCATCACCGCGATAGTCTCGTTCTGGCGTAGCCTCGATTTCAAGACGGCCGTCGTTTGCTATATCGTGTTGTTCTACATCGGCGTCGCGATTGGACACGTGCATCAGGCGATGCTCGCCAACAATTTCGAGCCCGGCAACTTCGGCGTGCTGCTGTTGTTGACCCTCGCCAAGGTGGTCATCCTGACGGGGCTGGCGATTGCAGCAAACAGGGAAGCGGCGGGATCGGCGGCGCCAATGTCAGCGCGCTGA
- a CDS encoding SET domain-containing protein, producing the protein MLTIKTKLGLSPIAGIGLFAAEDIKKGTVTWRFVPEFDRLFRGDEIHALPEPARSNLLDHVYLDDASGLYVLCADNARFMNHADDPNTAGVHEAGAVEGYDVATRDIAAGEELTCDYQSFDADANRKLGTER; encoded by the coding sequence ATGCTGACAATCAAGACGAAGCTTGGCCTGAGCCCCATCGCCGGAATCGGATTGTTCGCGGCTGAGGACATCAAGAAGGGCACAGTGACGTGGCGGTTCGTGCCGGAGTTCGACAGGCTTTTTCGCGGCGACGAGATCCATGCGTTGCCTGAGCCCGCGCGCAGCAATCTTCTCGATCACGTCTACCTCGACGACGCCAGCGGGCTTTACGTGCTGTGCGCCGACAATGCGCGCTTCATGAACCACGCCGACGATCCAAATACCGCAGGTGTTCACGAAGCGGGCGCTGTGGAAGGGTACGACGTCGCGACGCGCGATATTGCTGCCGGTGAAGAACTGACGTGCGATTACCAAAGCTTCGACGCGGATGCGAACCGCAAGCTCGGCACCGAGCGATAG
- a CDS encoding MAPEG family protein has product MTVTDFLLPTFVLVALAFALHLMMARERMGALMSGKVAPKDVDLRQPNWPARATQIANAYHNQLELPMLYYVLIAFILITRVGDILLLVLAWLFVISRLVHAYIHVTSNNISWRSKVYGLGLVLLIAMWIIFAVKILTAA; this is encoded by the coding sequence ATGACGGTCACTGATTTTCTTCTGCCGACATTCGTTCTCGTCGCGCTCGCGTTCGCGCTCCATTTGATGATGGCGCGTGAGCGGATGGGAGCCTTGATGAGTGGCAAAGTCGCGCCCAAGGACGTTGACCTGCGCCAGCCGAATTGGCCCGCGCGCGCGACGCAAATCGCCAACGCGTATCACAATCAGCTTGAGCTCCCGATGCTCTACTATGTGCTGATTGCCTTCATCCTCATCACCCGCGTCGGCGATATTCTGTTGTTGGTGTTGGCTTGGCTCTTCGTCATCTCGCGTCTCGTTCATGCCTACATACACGTCACCAGCAACAACATCTCGTGGCGTTCCAAGGTCTACGGCCTCGGCTTGGTCTTGCTGATCGCGATGTGGATTATCTTCGCAGTCAAGATTTTGACCGCTGCCTGA
- a CDS encoding SET domain-containing protein: MSDRPNSFLSPKCEVHLTPNRGGHTVVARGAIAKGELLVVWSGTLVTGEELNSLSPTVRRYCLQVEEDQYLVSLSDCEPPDYVNHSCSPNAGLSGQIALVAMRDIAAGEEITYDYAMSDGSPYDEFACSCGSPHCRGHVSGDDWRRFELWQRYAGYFSPYLQRRIASEKVLRAVAVKRRAYRRKAPAVNVLPGE; this comes from the coding sequence ATGAGCGACAGGCCAAACTCCTTTCTTTCTCCCAAGTGCGAAGTTCATCTCACACCCAACCGCGGCGGCCACACGGTCGTTGCACGCGGCGCGATCGCCAAAGGCGAATTGCTCGTCGTCTGGAGCGGCACGCTCGTAACCGGTGAGGAGCTGAACAGCTTGTCTCCGACGGTCCGGCGCTACTGCCTTCAGGTCGAGGAAGACCAGTATCTCGTATCGCTGTCGGATTGTGAGCCCCCGGACTACGTCAATCACAGCTGCAGCCCGAACGCTGGACTATCCGGGCAGATCGCTCTCGTCGCGATGCGCGATATCGCGGCCGGTGAAGAGATCACCTACGATTACGCGATGAGCGACGGCTCGCCTTACGACGAGTTCGCATGCTCGTGCGGCTCACCGCACTGTCGCGGCCATGTCTCGGGTGACGATTGGCGTCGGTTCGAACTTTGGCAGCGCTACGCGGGCTATTTCTCGCCCTATCTGCAACGCCGCATCGCGAGCGAAAAGGTTCTTCGAGCCGTTGCGGTCAAACGCAGGGCGTATCGCCGAAAGGCACCAGCGGTGAATGTGCTGCCGGGCGAATGA
- the epsC gene encoding serine O-acetyltransferase EpsC, whose protein sequence is MREGFTASIQRSGAAERIEASPWDIEAIVSQLRDARRRSHRVVSAGNRSAPIPSPELLQQVVNRIYASLFPRHAGAVDHSEDGLTYFIGSTLNEALALLAEQIRREHGFVDYARISGTHVHQPAEKIVEIFADRLPGIYELLESDIHAAYSGDPSARSTEEVLLSFPGVKAIIYHRIAHALHSLGAPVVARIIAALAHSQTGIDIHPGAQIGGSFFIDHGTGVVIGETVIVGERVRIYQAVTLGAKRFSVDEQGALVKGEPRHPIVEDDVVIYAGATILGRITIGHGSSIGGNVWLTRSVPPLSTIIQAQVRSETFDHGAGI, encoded by the coding sequence ATGCGTGAGGGTTTTACAGCCAGCATTCAGAGAAGCGGTGCCGCCGAGCGGATCGAAGCGTCGCCGTGGGATATTGAAGCGATCGTATCGCAATTGCGCGATGCTCGCCGTCGAAGCCATCGGGTCGTCTCTGCGGGTAACCGCAGCGCGCCGATCCCGTCTCCCGAGTTGCTGCAACAGGTCGTCAACAGGATTTATGCATCTCTCTTTCCGCGGCACGCGGGCGCGGTCGATCACAGCGAAGATGGCCTGACGTACTTCATTGGTAGCACGTTGAACGAAGCGTTGGCTCTTTTGGCCGAACAGATCCGCCGCGAGCATGGCTTTGTGGATTACGCGCGCATCAGCGGGACTCACGTTCACCAGCCTGCGGAAAAGATCGTCGAGATCTTTGCGGATCGTCTCCCGGGCATCTACGAGCTTCTCGAAAGCGATATTCATGCCGCGTACAGCGGAGACCCTTCGGCGCGAAGCACTGAAGAGGTTCTGCTCAGTTTTCCGGGTGTGAAGGCGATCATTTATCATCGGATCGCGCACGCGCTGCATTCACTTGGCGCGCCGGTTGTTGCTCGCATCATTGCGGCGCTCGCACACTCGCAAACGGGTATCGATATTCATCCGGGTGCGCAAATCGGCGGAAGCTTCTTCATCGATCACGGTACCGGCGTCGTAATAGGCGAGACTGTTATCGTCGGCGAGCGCGTCCGCATCTATCAAGCGGTGACGCTTGGTGCGAAGCGGTTTTCGGTTGATGAGCAAGGCGCACTCGTCAAAGGCGAGCCGCGACATCCGATCGTCGAAGATGACGTCGTCATCTATGCGGGCGCGACGATACTCGGACGGATCACCATCGGGCACGGATCATCGATCGGCGGCAATGTATGGCTGACCCGCAGCGTGCCGCCGCTCAGCACGATCATTCAAGCCCAGGTTCGCAGTGAGACGTTCGATCACGGCGCCGGGATCTGA
- a CDS encoding SAM-dependent methyltransferase, whose protein sequence is MTGKGGGAKSGKGKGTRSSLSGGQRQLRTAVKSSNKRTASSQRWLERQLNDPYVAASKREGLRSRAAFKLREINGRFNFLKSGQRVIDLGAAPGGWSQIAAEIVKALDGKGQVIAIDYLNFEPIPGVEILEMDFTAPEAEDELKSRLRGGRADVVLSDMAAPTVGHAKTDHLRIIGLAEIAAAFAADVLEPGGTFLCKVFQGGTERGLLDMLKRDFAVVRHVKPPASRAESSELYVLATGFRGGASEE, encoded by the coding sequence GTGACAGGTAAGGGCGGCGGCGCAAAAAGCGGCAAGGGCAAGGGTACGCGCAGCAGTTTGAGTGGCGGGCAGCGTCAGCTCCGAACGGCGGTGAAGAGCTCCAACAAGCGAACGGCATCATCGCAACGGTGGCTCGAGCGCCAGTTGAACGACCCCTACGTGGCGGCCTCGAAGCGTGAGGGCTTGCGATCGCGCGCGGCGTTCAAGCTGCGTGAAATTAACGGACGTTTCAATTTCTTGAAGTCCGGCCAGCGCGTCATAGACCTCGGCGCCGCGCCCGGCGGCTGGTCGCAAATCGCGGCCGAGATCGTCAAGGCTCTCGATGGTAAGGGGCAGGTCATCGCGATCGACTATCTGAATTTCGAACCCATACCGGGCGTCGAAATCCTAGAGATGGACTTCACGGCTCCCGAAGCCGAGGACGAGTTGAAGTCGCGCCTTCGCGGCGGCCGCGCCGACGTCGTTCTGTCAGACATGGCTGCGCCGACAGTCGGACACGCGAAGACGGATCACTTGCGCATCATCGGTCTCGCGGAAATTGCGGCGGCGTTTGCGGCAGACGTGCTCGAACCCGGCGGAACGTTCCTTTGCAAAGTCTTTCAGGGCGGAACAGAGCGCGGTCTGCTCGATATGCTGAAGCGGGATTTCGCCGTTGTGCGCCACGTGAAGCCGCCAGCAAGCCGTGCTGAAAGCTCGGAGCTTTACGTGCTCGCGACGGGATTCAGAGGCGGTGCGTCAGAAGAATAA
- a CDS encoding Ppx/GppA phosphatase family protein, translating into MKPVEPGPDAASRIERAANGEDAPLSGQSYPFQRGSDTDRRNHLSSAASKSFPRQSSRADAPSRGLQHGDGADVGNEPVYGALDLGTNNCRLLLARPSRRGFRVVDAFSRIIRLGEGVSQAGRLGDQAMARTMDALKVCAGKLQRHGVERARLVATQACRVASNGPSFIARVRESFGLELEVLTPEIEARLAVAGCATLIDPEAEFVLVFDIGGGSSEIIWLDMTRLRSRRDVLAGRADLEDAIVAWASLPVGVVTLSEKFDGRNVTPETFAAMSDAVAQLLLPFEAKHRFTERLAGRSVHLLGTSGTVTTIAGVLLDLDRYDRKRVDGIWLNTSDIDDVTNELLAQSYEERVLQPCIGRERADLVLAGCAILDAIMKLWPASRLRVADRGLREGILMHLMMEDGVWRTGRRRRGKRRSGQGSAT; encoded by the coding sequence TTGAAGCCTGTTGAACCAGGTCCTGACGCTGCGTCCCGTATTGAAAGGGCCGCAAACGGCGAGGATGCTCCGCTCTCAGGTCAATCGTATCCGTTTCAGCGCGGCAGCGACACGGATCGGCGCAACCATCTATCGAGCGCAGCGTCGAAGTCGTTTCCGCGCCAATCATCACGCGCGGACGCGCCCAGCCGCGGCCTGCAACACGGCGATGGCGCCGACGTCGGCAACGAGCCCGTGTATGGCGCACTCGATCTCGGAACGAACAACTGCCGCTTGCTACTCGCGCGTCCCTCACGCCGGGGGTTTCGCGTCGTTGACGCGTTCTCGCGCATCATCCGTCTGGGCGAGGGCGTGAGTCAGGCAGGCCGCCTCGGTGACCAAGCCATGGCGCGCACCATGGACGCCCTGAAGGTGTGCGCAGGAAAGCTGCAGCGCCACGGAGTTGAGCGCGCGCGTCTGGTTGCGACGCAGGCGTGCCGCGTCGCATCGAACGGGCCATCATTCATTGCACGTGTTCGCGAGAGCTTCGGGTTGGAGCTCGAAGTGCTGACGCCGGAGATCGAAGCGCGTCTCGCCGTTGCGGGTTGCGCCACGTTGATCGATCCCGAAGCGGAATTCGTTCTCGTCTTCGATATCGGCGGCGGCTCCTCGGAAATCATCTGGCTCGATATGACTCGCCTGCGCTCGCGCCGGGACGTGCTCGCCGGCCGGGCGGATCTCGAGGACGCAATCGTCGCCTGGGCCTCGTTACCAGTCGGCGTGGTGACGCTGTCGGAAAAGTTCGACGGCCGCAATGTCACGCCGGAAACCTTCGCGGCGATGTCGGACGCTGTGGCGCAGCTCCTGCTGCCATTCGAGGCCAAGCATCGTTTTACTGAACGTCTGGCTGGCCGATCGGTGCATTTGCTTGGCACCTCGGGCACGGTTACGACGATTGCGGGCGTGTTGCTTGATCTCGACCGTTACGATCGGAAGCGCGTGGACGGGATATGGCTTAACACGTCAGATATTGACGACGTAACCAACGAGCTGCTGGCGCAAAGCTATGAAGAGCGCGTTCTTCAGCCCTGTATCGGTCGCGAGCGGGCCGATCTCGTACTTGCCGGTTGCGCTATTCTCGACGCAATTATGAAACTCTGGCCTGCCAGCCGGCTGCGCGTCGCTGACCGTGGCTTGCGCGAAGGAATTCTGATGCACTTGATGATGGAAGACGGCGTATGGCGGACCGGCCGCCGGCGGCGTGGTAAGCGCCGGTCCGGACAAGGATCCGCAACGTGA